A stretch of DNA from Lawsonibacter asaccharolyticus:
TAATCGAGCGCTCGCCAGAAATAACAGAATCGATTATTGATTCTGCCTATGAGAAGTATAGATATGGATTGAAACCTGGATTTACATTGTTTTGGGCCAAAAGAAAGGATATAAAAACCGTATCGCAAGAAGAATTAGCTGATAAAATCCAAGAATATCTTTCTAACTTGCGCTATGGTGATGATGATAAATACAAAAACTTAGAATATGGCTCCATCATTAAGTTTGGAGATATATATGAAGTATCACTGTCGTATCTTCAAAGGTTCAACTATATAAATTCAGAAGGCGAGTTCACTTTTATCTATATGATGAAAGAATGCTTTGTCTGGCTAGGAATTAACAAAAACTTTGTTGCAATAAACAATATGCCAGAAGTACTGATAAATTCCCTTAAAAAGTTTTTCAGCAAACTTTACTCGGCAGATATTACTAATATTAAAATTACGAATAAATTATTGGAAAAAGTGTTTTCGAGTGACAACGCCAAACGAGTAACAAAATATAATTCTAACCCACCTGAAAATCAACTTGAAAAAATCACTTTGGCCGATCCAAATCTTAGTGAAAAAATGAACTGTATTCCTGTTGGATATGAAGACTATGATGTTACAAATACTCAATATGTTGAGGAAATAGATGGAAATACAACAGGAACCCTCGGTGTAAACTGTAGCAAAGGAAAGATGTACTTGTCTAAAAGTCTCACCTCAACACAGTTTCGGACTTGGAGTACCCGGCGCATCAATGATATAATTAGATATTTTCAAAATTCCACAGATGTGACATTTGAAACAGTTACCGGCTTTAATATGTTTACGTCTTCTATGTGGGATGGACTGAAACAATCCTCAATTCCAATTTTGAACGAAATTGTCTATGCAATTTTGAGTTGTAAAAAATCAGGAATTGAAGCGTATCCTATTTCATTTGATGTATATCAAGCTTATGTTGATCTAAATAAATTTTTCATCGAAAAAATATCTTTTAATTGCGAAACATGTGAAGAAAATGCAATACCTTGCTGTTGTAAATGTGGAAGCAGCATCTTTTCTGTTACGAAGAAACAACCAGGAAAAGTAATTTGCTGTGACTGTGGAGAAAGCCAACAAGGTTTATTTTCGTTTGCCTGTGAAAGTGGGCATGTAACAAATTTTAGTGATATTAACGAAGCATTAGAATTAATTGCAACAGATGACTTTTGTGAAAAGCTATTTGAAACCATCCGACTATATTATTCCGATATTGAGTTTTCAAATAATGAATTCTTTACAATCTCTACAGCAGGACTTGAAGTTCACTATAGCCCTGACTACGAAAAAATAAAACCGTCTGAAATTTCTGAATTTTCGACAATATGTGGACGCAGCCTCGTAAAGTCGGTTGATGAACTGGAGTCAATTTATAAAAATCTTAAAGAAAAATGCTCTCATCCAACTAATGACAAATGCGCAAATTGCAAGGATACACCGTGTGCATCAGCGAATGAAATAGGCTGCATATTAAAATTATTTGAAAATTTTGAAGGTTTCGTTCCGCAACCACATCAAGGTCACGAGTTTGGTGACGTATCAATGTTGCTAAAATACCAAGGAAAGAATATGTCTTTCCAAGGAATTGCCAAATCCGTTCCTTCAGGAAGGACTTCTCCAAAGATAACCAAATCCAGTGATTTAGGGAGAGAAATAATTCAGCAAGTATTGTCTGCATTTCACGATGATAGAGCTGATATTGTTGGGGTAATTTATCCCAATTTAATGGATGATCAACTGAAATATTTTCTCTATCATTACGCGAAGCTAAGCAATAGACGATTGGTTATTCTTGATCGAGATTTTATGCTAAAGCTACTTGATAGATATATTGAGGAGAGAGGCCTTTAAAAGATACAGCTGACAGACCCCCGTTTTGATTTGGGGTAGTGTATAAACTGCTCTTAGATATAGTTTGTAATGAATGGCCGCTTATTTTCCTGAATTTTCTCACCATTTACAATAGCGGCGGCGCTCCCACTACATGACCGAAGCCCGGACAAGCCTGTATTTTCAAGGCTTTCCGGGCTTCGTTTACATTAGCGGCGTCGCTATACATAGGACCGGCTGATGCCGCAGCGGGAGGCGATCTCCCGCTGTGTTCTGGGAGGGCGGTCATCCAGGCCGTAGCGCAGGGTGATGATGGACCGCTCCCGATCGGTCAGGCAGGTGGCCACGCAGTGCCGTACCTTGCGGCAGGCGTCCCGGGTGTCCAGTTCCTCCAGCATGTTGTCGTCCACAGCGATCACATCCATCAGCGACAGGGAGCTGCCGTCGTCATCGCCATCCAGGCTGTCCGCCAGTGACACCTCCCCTGCCAGCTTTTTCTGCGCCCGGAAGTGCATCAGGATCTCGTTTTCGATGCAGCGGCTGGCGTAGGTAGCCAGACGGACGTTTTTATCACTTTTGAAGGTAGAGATCCCCTTGATCAGCCCGATAGTCCCGATGGAGATCAGATCGTCCTGGTCTCCAGTCTGGGCATAGTACTTTTTCA
This window harbors:
- a CDS encoding RNA polymerase sigma factor — its product is MLSPWIYLMMNGLFFTLRLSGGSGSFPRPLKAAEEREYLERAAQGDLEARNLLVEHNLRLVAHIVKKYYAQTGDQDDLISIGTIGLIKGISTFKSDKNVRLATYASRCIENEILMHFRAQKKLAGEVSLADSLDGDDDGSSLSLMDVIAVDDNMLEELDTRDACRKVRHCVATCLTDRERSIITLRYGLDDRPPRTQREIASRCGISRSYV